In Candidatus Defluviibacterium haderslevense, the following are encoded in one genomic region:
- a CDS encoding carboxymuconolactone decarboxylase family protein: MSIVKEFNDYRTRMNEVILAQDNLPLKRFFSLDHQMYQEGALPVKTKELLGLVASMVLRCDDCIKYHLEKSYENKITTEEIYEVFAIANMVGGSICIPHTRRGAEYWEALKEQNDEKSE, from the coding sequence ATGTCTATTGTTAAAGAATTCAACGATTACCGTACCCGAATGAATGAAGTCATCCTTGCACAAGATAATTTGCCTTTAAAGCGATTTTTTTCTTTGGATCATCAAATGTATCAGGAAGGAGCTTTGCCAGTCAAAACTAAAGAACTGCTTGGTCTTGTTGCTTCTATGGTCTTGCGGTGCGATGATTGTATTAAATACCATCTAGAAAAATCCTATGAAAATAAAATTACCACCGAAGAAATTTATGAAGTTTTTGCTATTGCAAATATGGTGGGTGGATCCATTTGTATTCCCCATACAAGGAGAGGTGCTGAATATTGGGAAGCATTGAAAGAGCAAAATGATGAAAAGTCTGAATAA
- a CDS encoding 2,3,4,5-tetrahydropyridine-2,6-dicarboxylate N-succinyltransferase: MEALQKIIESVWNDRELSKSIEVQQAIRQVIEYLDKGKIRVSEPLNIGHWKVNDWIKKAILLYFPISENKRINAGDLAFFDKIPTKTEFEQLGVRAVPTAIARYGSYIESGAILMPSYVNIGAYVGSGSMIDTWATVGSCAQIGRNVHIAGGVGVGGVLEPPQAQPNIIEDNCFIGSRCIIVEGTIIEQEAVLGANVVITASTHIIDVTQSEPIYYKGRVPARSVVIPGSYTKKYPAGEYQVPCALIIGQRKESTDKKVSLNNALRDFNIGQ; encoded by the coding sequence ATGGAAGCATTACAAAAAATTATTGAATCAGTATGGAATGATCGTGAATTATCGAAATCTATTGAGGTTCAACAAGCAATTCGACAAGTCATTGAATATTTAGATAAAGGAAAAATTAGAGTCTCAGAACCCTTAAATATTGGTCATTGGAAAGTTAATGATTGGATTAAAAAAGCAATATTACTTTATTTCCCAATTTCTGAAAACAAACGAATCAATGCAGGGGATTTAGCATTTTTTGATAAAATCCCAACCAAAACAGAGTTTGAACAATTAGGTGTTCGCGCAGTTCCAACAGCTATAGCAAGATATGGATCCTATATTGAATCTGGTGCCATACTAATGCCTTCTTATGTTAATATTGGTGCATACGTTGGATCTGGTTCAATGATTGATACTTGGGCAACAGTTGGTTCTTGTGCACAAATAGGTAGAAACGTCCATATTGCAGGGGGTGTAGGTGTTGGGGGCGTTTTGGAACCTCCCCAAGCTCAACCCAATATTATTGAAGATAATTGTTTTATTGGATCACGTTGTATCATTGTAGAGGGCACAATTATAGAACAAGAAGCCGTTTTGGGAGCCAATGTAGTTATCACGGCATCAACTCATATCATTGATGTAACCCAGTCTGAACCTATTTATTATAAAGGCAGAGTTCCGGCAAGATCCGTCGTTATTCCAGGTTCTTATACTAAAAAATATCCCGCTGGTGAATATCAAGTTCCTTGCGCACTAATTATTGGTCAAAGAAAAGAATCAACAGATAAAAAAGTTTCATTGAACAATGCACTTCGTGATTTTAATATTGGTCAATAA
- a CDS encoding M48 family metalloprotease codes for MKKKLSIFTVFVIFLGTSCSVLKKTWDEANLFSVSQDVELGKKVSEEISLNTKEYPIVPEAGNEVLYNYVRDIVKKLLNSGKVAYSKDFAWKVSIINNDKVQNAFATPGGYIFLYTGLMKYLDSEDQLAGVLGHEMAHAANRHSTRQLTKVYGVQALADAALGNKETLKQITTALIGLSFSRAHETEADSFSVIYLCPTDYVSSGAAGFFKKIQGQATPPKWLSTHPNPSNRIASIEGKAKSLNCLGRETYVTRYAQMKLLINNIAPPPAVKTQGIPTNTNTSKPADGGLDSKGKPTGDQNVPAPSKKLKKGGI; via the coding sequence ATGAAAAAGAAATTATCGATTTTTACCGTTTTTGTAATTTTTCTGGGTACTTCATGTTCCGTTCTTAAGAAAACATGGGACGAAGCCAACTTATTTTCTGTAAGTCAAGATGTGGAGTTAGGGAAAAAGGTATCTGAAGAAATTAGTCTAAATACTAAAGAATATCCCATAGTGCCAGAAGCTGGAAATGAGGTTTTATATAATTATGTCAGGGATATCGTCAAAAAATTGTTGAATTCTGGTAAAGTAGCTTATTCCAAAGATTTTGCTTGGAAGGTCAGTATCATCAATAATGATAAAGTTCAAAATGCATTTGCTACTCCTGGTGGATACATTTTCTTATATACTGGGCTTATGAAATACCTTGACTCTGAAGATCAATTAGCTGGTGTTTTAGGACATGAAATGGCACATGCAGCAAACCGGCATTCTACCAGACAACTCACCAAAGTCTACGGTGTACAAGCACTTGCTGATGCCGCTTTGGGCAATAAAGAAACACTTAAACAAATAACTACCGCTTTAATTGGTCTAAGTTTTAGTCGTGCTCATGAAACAGAAGCTGATTCTTTTTCTGTTATTTACTTGTGTCCCACGGATTATGTATCTAGCGGGGCAGCTGGTTTTTTTAAAAAAATTCAAGGCCAGGCCACACCACCTAAATGGTTAAGTACGCACCCTAATCCATCGAATCGGATAGCTTCCATAGAGGGAAAAGCGAAATCACTTAATTGTTTAGGTAGAGAAACTTATGTGACAAGATATGCGCAAATGAAATTATTAATTAATAATATCGCACCACCACCAGCCGTAAAGACTCAAGGAATCCCAACAAATACTAATACAAGCAAACCTGCTGATGGCGGATTAGATTCTAAGGGTAAACCTACTGGGGATCAAAATGTGCCAGCACCAAGTAAAAAATTGAAAAAAGGCGGTATTTAA
- a CDS encoding T9SS type A sorting domain-containing protein yields MFKNVVLILFLISVRESIGQKWVDTVYNIAVQNNITYGSAIDFGGNLKSLKLDIATPIGDHHSPCGRPLILIIHGGGFLGGSKQDGYVRNWLLDFAKRGYTTASIDYRLGMFTTEKEIHCNITNLFNFPWDCMNETDSIEWYRAYFRAIQDAHRAIHFLINEPSYQIDQRNVFVIGESAGAITSLGFVYLDHKNELLSFFGSQNTVKSPNKIYDFPCIQTLGFDTSIASLTLDRPDLIGDLDPTQNRNFTIKGIASIYGATLQDLFTSNTYSKIPLLYMYHQPNDIVVDMNRNKLLQGIESCAASLGSCGTLINRPMANGSQAINQEILRLKNIPFEVPEVTFEKTNNQVDCLGQLLNPSAAGHSIDNYWTRTLVFAKLFAQKIEESAACYTTTSNATLPSIKIFPNPAKTKLYIDFQKYDEEGFQFSINNLSGVTLISSENFRHLPKEINVSSITSGVYILTVVTLKNRWNFKIVID; encoded by the coding sequence ATGTTTAAGAATGTTGTCCTTATATTATTTTTAATTTCAGTCAGGGAATCAATTGGCCAAAAATGGGTAGATACTGTTTATAATATTGCTGTTCAAAATAATATTACTTACGGTTCAGCCATTGATTTCGGTGGAAACCTAAAATCTTTAAAACTAGATATTGCTACTCCGATTGGAGATCATCATTCACCTTGTGGACGACCATTGATACTCATTATTCATGGTGGGGGATTTCTAGGTGGTTCCAAACAAGATGGATATGTTAGAAATTGGCTCCTTGATTTTGCAAAAAGAGGTTACACTACAGCGAGTATTGATTATCGATTAGGTATGTTTACTACAGAAAAAGAAATCCATTGCAACATTACCAATTTATTCAATTTTCCTTGGGATTGTATGAATGAAACAGATAGTATTGAATGGTATAGAGCCTATTTTCGAGCTATTCAAGATGCTCACAGAGCCATTCATTTTTTAATAAACGAGCCTTCTTATCAGATTGATCAAAGGAATGTTTTTGTTATTGGGGAAAGTGCTGGAGCCATTACCAGTCTGGGTTTTGTTTATTTAGATCACAAAAATGAACTCCTAAGTTTTTTTGGTTCGCAAAACACAGTAAAATCACCAAATAAAATATATGATTTTCCATGTATCCAAACTTTGGGCTTTGACACAAGTATTGCATCATTGACATTAGATCGTCCGGATTTAATAGGAGATCTGGATCCAACTCAAAATAGAAACTTTACCATTAAGGGGATCGCTTCCATTTATGGCGCTACGCTTCAAGATTTATTTACCAGTAACACGTATTCTAAAATTCCTCTTTTGTATATGTATCATCAACCCAATGATATTGTGGTGGATATGAATAGAAATAAGTTGCTGCAAGGAATTGAATCATGCGCAGCTAGTCTTGGTTCTTGCGGAACTTTAATTAACAGGCCTATGGCAAATGGTTCACAAGCCATAAATCAGGAAATTCTACGATTAAAAAATATTCCTTTTGAAGTTCCTGAGGTCACATTTGAAAAAACAAATAATCAAGTTGATTGCTTGGGACAGTTATTAAATCCTTCTGCAGCGGGACATTCCATAGATAATTATTGGACCAGAACCCTCGTTTTTGCTAAATTATTTGCTCAGAAAATTGAAGAGAGTGCTGCATGTTACACGACAACATCTAATGCAACATTACCATCAATTAAAATATTTCCTAATCCTGCAAAAACCAAATTGTATATAGATTTTCAGAAATATGATGAGGAAGGTTTTCAATTTAGTATCAACAATCTATCTGGAGTTACATTAATAAGTTCTGAAAATTTTCGGCACTTACCAAAAGAAATCAACGTTAGTTCAATAACCTCTGGTGTCTATATATTAACTGTAGTTACATTAAAAAACAGATGGAACTTTAAAATAGTTATTGATTAA
- a CDS encoding FkbM family methyltransferase, which produces MLLFKSFWINLIVKTKIILWHDQIKWIVSRDFQSTKNPYYYGISDKEEFQLIDLVCKPGDVFFDIGANIGLYSIYFSKIKKLQCYQFEPNESARAINLKIQVLNAITHLNTLLPYALSNKNGQSYFTNNQDINNHLSDQVTGLKVDVKRLDDLNDLPQAHIIKIDTELEDYKVLLGAHRFLQSQCLKAIILEYNKSELQKVINLLSNYSFECIRMNKYKIIPNEDFQPSIAGNLLFIKRNLKL; this is translated from the coding sequence ATGTTGTTATTCAAATCGTTTTGGATTAATCTAATTGTAAAAACCAAAATAATACTTTGGCATGATCAAATTAAGTGGATCGTATCTCGTGATTTTCAATCCACAAAAAATCCCTACTATTATGGTATTTCGGATAAAGAAGAATTTCAATTGATAGATTTAGTTTGTAAACCAGGGGATGTTTTTTTTGATATTGGAGCCAATATTGGTTTGTATAGTATTTATTTTTCCAAAATAAAAAAATTGCAATGTTATCAGTTTGAACCAAACGAAAGTGCAAGAGCCATTAATTTAAAAATTCAAGTACTTAATGCTATCACTCATCTGAACACATTATTACCTTATGCACTAAGTAATAAAAATGGTCAAAGTTATTTTACAAATAATCAAGATATCAACAATCATTTAAGCGATCAAGTCACAGGATTAAAAGTAGATGTAAAAAGACTGGATGACCTTAATGATTTACCACAAGCTCACATCATAAAAATAGATACAGAATTAGAGGATTATAAAGTGTTACTTGGTGCGCATCGATTTTTACAATCACAGTGTCTAAAAGCAATTATTTTAGAATATAATAAATCAGAATTACAGAAAGTAATTAATTTATTATCTAATTATTCATTTGAATGTATCAGGATGAATAAATATAAAATAATTCCTAATGAAGACTTTCAGCCAAGTATAGCAGGAAATTTACTTTTTATAAAAAGAAACCTGAAATTATAA
- a CDS encoding sigma-70 family RNA polymerase sigma factor: MLKPVPSNAQDRFEQEFLPHLEALNTFAFHLTYNEEDAADLVQETYLKAFRFIDKYEDGTNAKAWLFKILKNAYINDYRKKNKRPTQVDYEDIVSFHDGEDSHLSSYHDLREEMFDNMMGDEVTQAMNALPEDFKTVLLLCDIEEFTYEEIAKILDVPIGTVRSRLFRARNLLKEKLKNYAKNLGYKDLRGDKDDLTIDSE, encoded by the coding sequence TTGTTGAAACCAGTACCCTCAAATGCCCAGGATCGCTTCGAACAAGAGTTTTTGCCTCATCTGGAAGCATTAAATACGTTTGCTTTTCATTTAACTTACAACGAAGAAGATGCTGCAGATCTTGTTCAAGAGACTTATTTAAAAGCATTTAGATTCATAGATAAGTACGAAGATGGAACTAATGCAAAGGCTTGGTTGTTTAAAATACTGAAAAATGCTTATATCAACGACTATAGGAAGAAAAACAAGCGTCCTACACAGGTTGATTATGAGGATATTGTAAGTTTTCACGATGGTGAGGATAGTCATTTAAGCAGCTATCACGATTTGAGGGAGGAGATGTTCGATAATATGATGGGGGACGAAGTTACTCAAGCTATGAACGCTTTGCCGGAAGATTTTAAAACGGTGCTCTTATTGTGTGATATCGAAGAATTCACTTATGAAGAAATAGCCAAAATTCTTGATGTTCCTATTGGTACAGTAAGGAGTAGGTTATTTAGAGCTAGAAATTTGCTTAAAGAAAAATTAAAAAATTACGCCAAAAACCTTGGTTATAAAGACTTAAGGGGTGACAAAGATGACTTAACCATAGATTCAGAATAG
- a CDS encoding sodium-translocating pyrophosphatase — translation MENLVNLIPLFGVLGLLYMAYLYNWVSKQDAGDAKMKSISDAIAEGAMSFLKAEYRVLSIFVIIAGILLGLLSTQVETTHWFIVIAFVIGAVFSVLAGFIGMKIATKANVRTTQAARTSLSKALQVSFRGGTVMGLGVAGLAVIGLCSLFAIFFQYYMGGVWADSAIKGISRPPVQAMGTILEVLAGFSLGAESIALFARVGGGIYTKAADVGADLVGKIEAGIPEDDPRNPATIADNVGDNVGDVAGMGADLFGSYVATVLAAMVLGNYVIRDMGGNITSTDHFGGLGPIILPMLMAGVGIVFSILGTFFVSVKNDLAKEAQVQSALNMGNWSSIIMTAVASFFMIHWLLPEVMQMNFFGRGLVTVTPNDVFYAVLIGLFVGGAISWMTEVFTGLGKFAVNDIVQKSGTGAATNIIGGLSSGMLSTAGPVLLFAGAIWATYSLAGFYGVAIAASAMMATTAMQLAIDAFGPIADNAGGIAEMSELPKEVRTKTDILDSVGNTTAAIGKGFAIASAALTALGLFAAYVTFTGIDGINIFKADVLSALFIGGMIPVVFSALAMRSVGKAAMEMVNEVRRQFREIPGIMEGTGKPEYAKCVAISTKAALKEMMLPGLITISVPIIIGFVMGPEALGAYMAGVCVSGVVWAIFQNNAGGAWDNAKKSFEAGVEINGEKFFKGSEPHKAAVIGDTVGDPFKDTSGPSMNILIKLTCLVGLTIAPILGELYGSVKHETPIQNMQQQMEQGLKEGKRLIQ, via the coding sequence ATGGAAAATTTAGTCAATCTAATACCCTTATTTGGGGTTCTTGGTCTTCTTTATATGGCCTATTTGTATAATTGGGTATCAAAACAAGATGCCGGAGACGCCAAAATGAAATCTATCTCTGATGCTATTGCAGAAGGAGCTATGTCCTTTCTTAAAGCCGAATACCGCGTGTTATCCATTTTCGTGATTATTGCTGGTATTTTACTCGGATTATTAAGTACTCAAGTAGAAACTACACATTGGTTCATTGTTATTGCTTTTGTAATAGGAGCTGTATTTTCTGTATTAGCTGGTTTTATAGGAATGAAAATCGCCACAAAAGCTAATGTCAGAACCACTCAAGCAGCCCGAACCAGCCTAAGTAAAGCCTTGCAAGTGTCTTTTAGGGGCGGAACAGTTATGGGTCTTGGGGTAGCTGGACTTGCAGTTATCGGTTTGTGTTCGCTATTTGCCATTTTCTTTCAATATTATATGGGTGGTGTCTGGGCAGATTCAGCTATTAAAGGAATTTCAAGACCTCCTGTGCAAGCTATGGGTACCATTCTAGAGGTCCTTGCAGGATTCTCATTAGGTGCTGAATCTATTGCATTATTTGCACGCGTGGGTGGTGGTATTTATACCAAAGCTGCGGATGTAGGTGCTGATTTAGTGGGTAAAATCGAGGCTGGAATTCCCGAAGATGATCCAAGAAATCCAGCAACCATTGCAGATAATGTTGGAGATAATGTTGGGGATGTTGCAGGTATGGGTGCTGATTTATTTGGATCTTATGTAGCTACCGTATTGGCTGCAATGGTTCTTGGAAATTATGTCATTCGTGACATGGGTGGAAATATAACAAGTACAGACCATTTTGGAGGTTTAGGACCCATTATCTTGCCTATGTTAATGGCTGGAGTAGGTATCGTTTTTTCGATATTGGGTACTTTTTTTGTTAGCGTAAAAAATGATTTAGCCAAAGAAGCTCAAGTTCAATCTGCACTTAATATGGGTAATTGGAGCTCTATAATTATGACTGCTGTAGCTTCATTTTTTATGATACATTGGTTGTTACCAGAAGTTATGCAAATGAATTTTTTTGGTAGAGGATTGGTTACTGTAACTCCCAATGATGTTTTTTATGCGGTCTTAATAGGTCTATTCGTAGGAGGAGCTATTTCTTGGATGACAGAAGTCTTTACAGGCTTAGGAAAATTTGCAGTAAACGATATCGTACAAAAATCAGGAACTGGAGCGGCTACAAACATTATTGGAGGCTTAAGTTCTGGTATGTTGAGTACTGCAGGACCTGTTTTATTGTTTGCAGGAGCTATATGGGCTACCTACAGCTTAGCCGGTTTTTATGGTGTGGCAATAGCAGCTTCAGCGATGATGGCAACTACCGCTATGCAATTGGCGATAGACGCGTTCGGTCCAATTGCGGATAATGCAGGAGGTATAGCTGAGATGAGTGAATTACCCAAAGAAGTAAGAACAAAGACAGACATATTGGACTCTGTTGGTAATACTACTGCAGCTATTGGTAAAGGATTTGCGATTGCCTCTGCAGCTTTAACTGCACTTGGTCTATTTGCTGCATATGTAACTTTTACAGGAATTGATGGAATTAATATTTTTAAAGCTGATGTATTATCCGCCCTTTTCATTGGAGGTATGATCCCTGTAGTTTTTTCGGCATTAGCCATGCGATCTGTTGGAAAAGCTGCTATGGAAATGGTAAATGAAGTACGCCGACAATTCAGAGAGATTCCTGGAATTATGGAAGGCACTGGAAAACCAGAATACGCTAAATGTGTGGCTATATCAACTAAAGCCGCACTTAAAGAAATGATGTTACCGGGATTAATTACCATATCAGTTCCTATTATTATTGGGTTTGTAATGGGTCCGGAAGCTTTAGGTGCTTATATGGCTGGAGTTTGTGTTAGTGGTGTAGTTTGGGCCATTTTTCAAAATAATGCAGGTGGCGCATGGGATAATGCTAAAAAATCTTTTGAAGCTGGTGTAGAAATTAATGGTGAGAAATTTTTTAAAGGTTCTGAGCCGCACAAAGCAGCAGTGATTGGAGATACTGTTGGTGATCCATTCAAAGATACTTCAGGTCCTTCTATGAATATATTAATCAAGTTAACTTGTTTGGTTGGACTTACTATAGCACCTATTCTTGGTGAATTATATGGATCCGTGAAACATGAAACTCCCATTCAAAATATGCAACAGCAAATGGAACAAGGATTAAAAGAAGGAAAGCGATTAATCCAATAA
- a CDS encoding helix-turn-helix domain-containing protein has translation MEVKSTEAQFVLKFINQTNRSVFLTGKAGTGKTTLLKEIIQSMHKNTIVVAPTGIAALNAGGVTIHSMFQLPFGGFIPERNVTDIFPEHLRFENKDTILRHFKMSGIKKSVIQNIDLLIIDEVSMLRSDLLEAMNFVMQKIRKNNSVFGGVQILFIGDLLQLPPVIRQDEWQVLKKYYTGKFFFHAPIIQQNPPLYIELSKVFRQSDDTFIRILNNLRNNHISQLDVDVLNQYVQTNFDLKKSTGYIILTTHNVKADAINSQALLNLNGEAKTYKAQIIDDFPEKMFPMDSNLELKVGAQIMFLKNDSSIEKNYFNGKMGVIKSLSDQEILVHFPEEKKTIEVEPYIWENIRYRVDDMTKEITEEVIGTFTQYPLKLAWAITVHKSQGLTFDKAALDVSEVFAPGQAYVALSRLRSLGGLILLSKMHMNGITNDHDVMDYASNKTPTEILQNTLQVETKIFIHQYLNNSFQWKPIVQEWKNHINNYVEETIKSEKSKHKKWAVQMLNQWSELLEPASKFIFQLDHIFQSEPIDLNFLNTRLNAAYTYFFNKLDPILDEILSKLEYLKGVKKVKEYYAELQILEELQMNAVLRLMKAKLLIESMVDGKTICKENLNSDEIKNYKFNKLVQIKERKKQDNPDYFEDTNYYEKNKKSKELKKPSHIVTYELWQQKISFDDIALIRKLTPQTISNHLAKLIESDIMLLSDVLPSDKIRDLSMSFKDFNGITLSEIKEKYDDQFTWDELRLYKASLKKD, from the coding sequence ATGGAAGTTAAATCCACTGAAGCTCAATTTGTATTGAAATTTATCAATCAAACCAATCGATCCGTATTTTTAACTGGAAAAGCAGGAACCGGTAAAACCACCTTATTAAAGGAAATTATCCAATCCATGCATAAAAATACTATAGTTGTTGCACCTACGGGAATTGCCGCTTTGAATGCAGGAGGTGTGACGATCCATTCCATGTTTCAACTGCCTTTTGGCGGATTTATACCTGAAAGGAACGTTACAGACATCTTTCCAGAACATTTAAGATTTGAAAATAAAGATACCATTTTAAGACATTTTAAAATGAGTGGTATTAAAAAATCGGTTATTCAAAATATTGACTTGTTGATTATCGATGAAGTAAGCATGTTGCGTTCAGATCTATTGGAAGCCATGAATTTTGTTATGCAAAAAATTAGAAAAAATAATTCAGTCTTTGGTGGTGTGCAAATACTGTTTATTGGAGATCTATTGCAATTGCCGCCTGTAATTCGTCAAGATGAATGGCAAGTTTTAAAAAAATATTATACTGGAAAATTTTTCTTTCACGCTCCTATTATTCAACAAAATCCACCACTTTATATAGAACTTTCGAAGGTTTTTAGACAATCTGATGACACGTTTATTAGAATATTAAATAACTTAAGAAATAATCATATTTCTCAATTGGATGTGGACGTATTAAATCAATATGTTCAAACAAATTTTGATTTAAAAAAGAGCACAGGATATATCATTCTAACTACACACAATGTTAAGGCGGATGCTATTAATAGTCAAGCCCTACTAAATTTGAATGGAGAAGCTAAAACCTATAAAGCTCAAATAATCGATGATTTTCCTGAAAAAATGTTTCCAATGGATTCTAATCTTGAACTAAAAGTTGGGGCACAAATCATGTTTCTTAAAAATGATTCATCTATTGAAAAGAATTACTTCAATGGAAAAATGGGTGTCATTAAATCATTATCTGATCAAGAAATTTTAGTTCATTTTCCAGAAGAAAAGAAAACCATCGAAGTTGAACCCTATATCTGGGAAAATATACGATATCGTGTTGATGATATGACAAAAGAGATTACAGAGGAAGTAATCGGTACATTTACACAATATCCTTTAAAATTAGCCTGGGCTATTACAGTTCATAAAAGTCAAGGATTAACTTTTGACAAAGCAGCGCTTGATGTTTCTGAGGTATTTGCACCGGGACAGGCTTATGTTGCTTTATCCCGGCTTCGATCGTTGGGAGGTTTAATTTTATTGTCTAAAATGCATATGAATGGCATAACAAACGACCATGATGTGATGGATTATGCTTCTAACAAAACGCCGACAGAAATACTTCAAAATACGCTTCAAGTGGAAACTAAAATATTTATCCATCAATATTTAAATAATAGTTTTCAATGGAAACCAATAGTTCAAGAATGGAAGAATCATATTAATAATTATGTTGAAGAAACGATAAAATCGGAAAAATCTAAACACAAAAAATGGGCAGTACAAATGCTTAATCAATGGAGTGAATTATTAGAACCAGCTTCCAAATTTATATTTCAACTAGATCATATATTTCAATCGGAACCAATAGACCTTAATTTTTTGAATACAAGATTAAATGCAGCCTATACCTATTTTTTTAATAAATTGGATCCCATTTTAGATGAAATATTAAGCAAACTTGAATATTTAAAAGGGGTAAAAAAAGTTAAAGAATATTATGCTGAATTACAAATTTTAGAAGAATTACAAATGAATGCAGTATTGAGATTGATGAAGGCAAAACTGCTTATCGAATCAATGGTGGATGGAAAAACTATTTGTAAGGAAAATTTAAATTCTGATGAAATAAAAAATTATAAATTCAACAAATTAGTACAAATCAAAGAGAGAAAAAAGCAAGACAACCCAGATTATTTTGAAGATACAAACTATTATGAAAAGAATAAAAAATCAAAAGAACTTAAGAAACCAAGTCATATTGTAACCTATGAATTATGGCAACAAAAAATATCTTTTGATGACATTGCATTAATCAGAAAACTAACTCCACAAACCATATCCAACCATCTAGCTAAACTAATAGAATCAGATATTATGCTTCTTTCAGATGTTTTGCCATCAGATAAAATTAGGGATTTATCCATGTCTTTTAAGGACTTCAACGGTATTACCTTATCCGAAATTAAAGAAAAATATGACGATCAATTTACTTGGGATGAATTGAGATTGTATAAAGCAAGCTTAAAGAAGGACTGA
- a CDS encoding ROK family protein, with translation MSELFWGIDMGGTKIEGVVIETSPQLNILSRLRIPTEQEFGYEHVLNQFKKLVGLLIEETGQKPHRIGIGTPGIIDFTTHLIKNSNTKCIIGKPMKEDLQQLLSIEVRMANDANCFAMAESHLGVVPDFVKNPEVVFGVIMGTGVGSGIVVNGKVINGKHGIGGEWGHNSLDEHGELCYCGQRGCVETFISGPATENHYYNLSGNKLKLKEIYKLYQGHDPNAVATIDRMMHYFGRAIACVINIVDPEVIVFGGGVGNLDVIYERGKEEVLKHLFNGELNTLFLRPKLGDSAGVIGAALL, from the coding sequence ATGTCTGAATTGTTTTGGGGAATTGATATGGGAGGGACAAAAATTGAAGGTGTTGTTATAGAGACATCACCTCAGCTTAATATCCTGAGTCGATTGAGAATTCCAACTGAACAGGAATTTGGATATGAACATGTATTAAATCAATTTAAAAAATTAGTAGGATTATTAATTGAAGAAACTGGACAAAAGCCACATCGTATCGGCATTGGAACACCTGGAATCATTGATTTTACAACTCATCTCATTAAGAATAGTAATACTAAATGTATTATTGGAAAACCGATGAAAGAAGATCTTCAACAGCTACTTAGTATTGAAGTTAGAATGGCCAATGATGCTAATTGTTTTGCTATGGCAGAATCACATCTTGGTGTGGTGCCTGACTTTGTTAAAAATCCAGAAGTCGTTTTTGGTGTAATAATGGGTACTGGTGTCGGAAGTGGTATAGTAGTTAATGGAAAAGTAATTAATGGAAAACATGGTATCGGTGGAGAATGGGGACATAATAGTCTTGATGAGCATGGAGAACTATGTTATTGTGGTCAAAGAGGTTGCGTTGAAACTTTTATTTCAGGACCGGCTACCGAAAATCATTATTACAATTTGAGTGGTAATAAATTGAAATTAAAAGAAATTTATAAATTGTATCAAGGTCATGATCCTAATGCCGTGGCAACGATTGATCGAATGATGCATTATTTTGGAAGAGCAATAGCATGTGTAATAAATATTGTAGATCCTGAAGTAATAGTTTTTGGAGGGGGAGTTGGTAATTTAGATGTTATCTACGAACGTGGTAAAGAAGAAGTTCTAAAACATCTTTTCAATGGTGAATTGAATACCTTGTTCTTGCGACCTAAGTTGGGAGATAGTGCGGGCGTTATTGGTGCAGCACTATTATAA